DNA sequence from the Sylvia atricapilla isolate bSylAtr1 chromosome 15, bSylAtr1.pri, whole genome shotgun sequence genome:
tTGGACCAGCGCTGTCCTGGCTGGGATGGGAAGGTTGCAGAAGCTCTGCCATGTTCTGCCTCATTAATTTTGTGGGTGCTGGTAGTGCAGGGTCTGTGATCCCACAGAGGGAAGTCATAGGGCTTCACTATTAAGGATTTGGGGCGCTCTGGTCCTATCCTTGTTGGCCTGTTCTTTCCATGACCTCTGGTCTGTTTTGTCCTGCTTTTAGTTCCTTTGTGAATGGATTTGAAACCTGTGCTTTTGCAtctgaagaggaggaagaggaatttCCAGCATCTCAAGCAGCAGCTCgggaagaggaaaagctggaggCAGTAAGGTGCTACATCCGCTCAAACACAGCCCTGTACAACAGGATTCTCTTCTATGAGCCCATCGAGCTGGCTGATCTGCACGCAGAGCTCAAACAGAATGGCATTAAAATTTCCAAGGCAAAGCTGCTGAACTTTCTGGATTCTCAGTGCATCACATCTACCATGGCCAGAGCCCGGAAAGAGCAGgtacagaaaaggaaggagagcagaaaacagaggaGGCTATATCGAGTGAAGCCCACTCCTACCCGCTGAAAATGCTGTTCGTGGAGGCCTTGCTGCCAAGCTGGAAAGCCCGCtcccagctggtgctgcagcgGCAGGCAGTGGGTggagcactgctgctccttgtgGCCTGATCCCAGGTGACATCCCGGAGAACCGCCCGGAGTCGCACTCCCACTGCCGGCCCTCTGCTCCGACTGCACAAACGCCCCGTGGCTGCCCTGCCTTCAGCACGCAGCTCATCTGCAGCGTCTTTTCACCCGGTTTGACTCTTGTGCCTTTTCTTTCCGTTTTTTCTAATAGATTTTAGGTCCCAACTTTTCTTTGCGCTGGTGCTTCCCTCAGTGGCACGTGCCAGGACCCATTCCCTGGATTTGGGCTGTGAAATCCTTCACCCTTCACATTCCAGGATTCAATCCATTCTGTCAAGCACTGCCTGTTTACAGTCCTGTGACTTCCATCTTCACTTCTTTAGCACAGTTTGCACTGCTGATTTTTAAGGCAGGGAATGCTGTGGAAATACATAAAAggcctttttttcttgcttcacTTGGCAATCTCTGCTAAAACTCCTaaatctgtgtttctgaaatggCTGCAGAACAGGGCAGCTGTTTGTTCTGTTCCCTTTGTGACACCTCTCAAAAGCACCACTGACACCCCATGTCATAGGAAAGCCCCCAGGAGAGATGtctttaagaaaatatttaagtgaCCACTGGACCTTTTCAGCACTTCTTCCAGCTTGAGCTGAACCCACTGCTTGGATGAGTCCCATTTCCAAGCTGGAATGGTCACAAGTGTGAAGTGTCTGGGACTCCTTGAGAAGTCTTGGACCATGAACTGTCATAATTTATATATTAACCTTCACAGCAACGTCTGACTTCTGTCTGTTCTAGCACTTCTGAATGTGCAAAGGCTCACTGAAAAGTAGggaaacaatacaaaaaaaggcagagttCTAAATATCTTTGTGTaagttgaaaataattttttttaatacagaatttGCTTTTGATTTACATTATATACAATAAACAATTTAAATCCTGTCTGTTCTCATATGGAACAGTAAACAAACACAGGATTGTATAGAAAACAAGAACTTTATTGAACTAGACTACTCTTCCCAGCTTCAACTAAGGGGTGAGAACATCACTGGGAAGCCTATGCctaaaaaaaactaaacatCAACACTTTGAAAAACTTcagctgggggaagaaaagactTCTCGGAATCCTATTTTCCTATGTGTGGGAATATCCCAGTGCCCGGGCTCAGGTCATACATTCCCTGCCGTGTCCAGCACGGCCAGAGACGAGCTGGAGGCGCAGAGTCAGAGGAGAGGCGAGAAGTGGACTCTCCTCTTCTGAGCGCCAGGCTGCCTTCGCCTCTTCCCCCTGGGCCCGCCCAGCACACGGCGGAAAGGCTCGGGAGGGATCGAGCCTTCAGGGGGGGCCGAGACCGCCGCCCCTCAGCCCCGCCGCAcctcagaggaggaggagagtcCACCGGGACACCGGCGGGACGGGGACACCGGCGGGACGGGGACACGGGCGGGGCCCCGGTGCAGACACCGGAGGGTTGGCGCGGGAGCTCCCGCGGGTCCGCAGCGGCTCAGGGGCCCGGTGCAGCCCCGCAGAGACACCTCCTGCTCCGTCGGCTAAATCCCGGACCGTCTGACCCGCCCTGTGTCTTCCACCCGGAGCAGGTCTCctgaaaggagctggaaatgaTCTCCCACATGGATCAGGAGGAACTGTGGTTTTCCCACCTCCGCGTCTACCGAGGGAAGTCTGAGCTAGTGCTGAGCTGCACTTGCGGAGGTAAGGGGATGGTACAATCATACAATCGTTAGGGTTGGTAAAAGCTCACTAAGATCGTGGAGTCTGACCATTAACCCAGCATATCTGTGAAACTGTCAGTGAGAAAAAGTGTTCCAGGATTCCCAGACCCTTCCAGAATGCATAGGATTGGTGATAGCAGGACGGACCACAGTCCTCCAGCGGTCCCAAGCAGAGGCCAGTGCTGAGTCCcagagaaggcagagaaggCTTTCCCAGGCCCTGGCACTCCGTGACTTCAGAAACTACTGAAGCAGACACCTCACCCAGCACCGACAGCGGCGAGCGGCCCTACGCCTGTGCCGACTGCGGGAGGGGCCTCGCCGTCAGCTCCGCGCTCCTGCGGCACCGGCAGCTCCACAGGGCGGGACAGCCCTAGACTGATCCCCGTGTTCCCGGTGtttcccttctctccattgACTGCCCTGCTCACGGAGTGGGAAGGCACTTGCTTTCTGAAGCAGAGAGTTGCAAACAGGGGAGAGTCAGAGCGAAGAGCTGGAGGTCCGGAGAGGAGCGTGGACGCAGCAGGGGTACTTGGTGGTGTTCGGAGGGAAAGCTCTtgggagagaaaggaagtgCTTTGAAAAGGCTGGAATGTGCTTCGTGTATTTCACAGGAAGGTAATGACTCTATGCCCACATGTGGACAATTAATAGACTGAAGCACACGGACCATCTTGGGAGCCTGCAACACTCGGTCAACAAAAGCTCCTGATCCGTGTTCAGTGGTGTTGAGCTCCCTCTCTCAGCccacaggctggagctgcagcccgAAGAAGCCCAAGGCCGGGTGCCCTCGGCCCCCTGCGCTGGCTATCCGTGTGTCCCCGCGGCCCTGCAGGGGTGGTGGAGcggcagctgtgctgggtgccGTTGCTGCAGCCGCCAATAAAGCCGCCGATACCGCAGCGCCACCGCCATGTTTCCTTCTCGGCCGCCGTTTGTCGTTGCCAGGGCACAGTGGCGCTCGCGCATGCGCGGCTTTGCCCTCCGGGGGCGGGGCTTTGGGCGGTGCCGGCCAGGTGAGCGCGGGGGCGCGGTCAGGGCCGTCACGTGACTCTCCGGCGACACTCCGCACCCATCTGCGGCTTCTGCGCGTGCGCGGTCTCGCGCACCGACCGCCTCCAGAGGGGGGGGATCCTCGCGCGCGTCTCTGCCGCCCTCGCCAATCGGCGGCGCGTGCCGTGCGCGGCTCCCGATTGGCCGGGCGGTGACCCCTGGGCAATAAAGCcgggcggccgggccgggccttTGTCTCGCGCCGGGGGCCGagggcggcggcagcagcggtGAGTGCGCGGCGCGTCCCCATGGCAACGGGCCGGGCCTGGGCCCGCGGGCCTCCCCCTCCCTTGGGACTCGCACGGCGGGGCTCTGCCCGCTCCCGGCGGCGGCTGGGCCGGGAAGCCCTCCCGGACCGTGTCAGAGCCGTGTTTCCgcgccgctgcccgccgggGCCCGGGGCTGTCGTTGCCGACATGACCGCCCTggcgcgggccgggcccgcAACGCCCGCCCGCGAGCCGTGTGCCCGTGCGAGGCCGTGTGCCCGGCCGCCGTTCTCAACCCTCCCTGACCCTGCCGTGCGTCCCCACGAGCCAGTGCCTGCCCAGCCGGCGGCGTGTGCCAGCGCTGCCCTCAGAGCCCCGCAGTGACTCTGCACGGCTGCTCCTGAGCGACGCCTGGGGCTTCGGGGGCTGGAGCCCTGCGCTGCGTGCTCCCGGTGGTGACGGGGCCGCTTGGGCTTCCCTTGGCGCCGCAGAGCTCAGAGAAGCACTTGGAGAACGAAGgcctcctccttttccattaTTGGTAATTGTCTTACTCATGCCTCAGCACGTACACACAGCACTGCATTGCACATACCAGCCCTAAGTGCCTGTCTTGGTGCTTGGTGCGTCCCAGGCACAGCTGATAGCCGACGTGACCTCCAGGGCAGGCACTGGCTCTCTGCTGAACAGAGGCTGTTTGGTGTAATTGTGTATCTGTCACAATGTGTTCTTTCTCAGCCCAGAGCCAACTGTAACTTGTCCCTTGGCTGTTCTCATAGCCAGGGTGAGGAAATAGGTGCTTTATGGGCTGCCTGACACAAGGGCGACCACCAAAGGGGAGAACTGGACACGGTCTTTGAGCTCCCCAGGAGCTTcctttggttggtttgttgaggtgctgggctgcagctctaGAAGACAGGAGTAGCGTTTGTGTGGGCATTGCTGAAAGTGTCTGGGACCTAAATTACTGCCTCAGTTTAGGCTGTGTCCAGGTGAAATCTTCAACCTACCTGGGATCAGGTAATATGGTAACTTAGTCTATGAGGctccatttccagcagcagccagtgccaAATCGCTCCCCAGAAGGAGATGAGAATCTCTCCTGCTGGGATTGCCAGATAATCTCTGGGATGTTTCTTCAAGCCTCTAGGCCTGGGCTTCTGAGGTTTGTTTCCGCTGCAGTGCTGGTAGGTCCAACCacactgagctctgtgtgtgggGAAATGCCTTGAAGTTGTATGAAAGTTAAACAGCAGATATGAACTCTGAACTGCCTCTGTATTTGTGAGTTACCAACACCTCCCAGAGTGCCCAAGCAAATCCAGGGCTTCCAGTCCTccttcccaccagcagcagtgtCTTCTTCCTTCAAAAGGCTTGGGGTTATTGGGATTAAATGTCTTCCAACCCTGAGAAGAACAGCTGTGCATTTGGAGTGTCCAGCTTGGTGAGGAGATAGGGTAGGGACAGACTGCACACATCTAGATGAGATGTTTTCTCAGGGAGTTTGAACACTGTCATTGggaaagaaatgtttggaaTGCTGAGGTGTCCTGTTCCAAACCTCCTCCCCACTATCCCTGCTATCCCAACTGGTAGCTGCTGGATTGCTCCCAGGCAGGCTCTCTGTGCACTGGGAGGTACCCTGAACATCAGCCAGGTCCTGGATGAGCAAAGTTCCCTGCAGCAAATGAAATGACATTCCAGCCTCTGCAGAGGAGGTGGCACTGCCTGAGCCTCCTCCTTGGCATGTGGGACCTGCCCCCtttcagaggagcagagaaaccAGGACTGTGATCACAAACTGGGGCTTGCAGTTGCCAGTTTCTGAGTAAAAGCAATGGTGTGTGGTGGTATGAGGCACAATGGCTCTgcctgcctttcctcccagtTCTGCAGTaacccagcacagggaaggatgGGGTTGGTTTGTGCTGACTTTTGTTGGGGAGGTGTCTGTGCTAGAGACTACATCGGGAAAAATCTCAACTTCCACATTTTCCTGCATGAGTTCTGCCCTCACTGGGGCTACAGGGGCTGGTGTTACCACTGCCCTGCCCACTGCCACAGAGAACTTGTcaggctgagccctgcaaaCGTGCCAGGGGAAATACAAGTCTGAGAATACACCAAAGGCCTTCAATGAGTTTTTGCATGGTAGCCCCTGCTCCCAACAGCAGACTGTGTTCCTGGGACAGTCATTCACCATTCTCATTAGTTGTCTTTTACAGCAGTGGTAGGAGGGTTGGGTGAAGGCGCCCAAGACCCCACCAGATTCCCTGTGTGACATGGAGAACCAAGTTCCTGTGTGAACACAAGCGTGCTCAGGCTGTGGAGGTTCTGATGAGTGACCAGATGTGATGATCTCAGGGCCATCTTTGTCTGGCCACTGGGAACCTTGATCCATTGCTGCTGTTAACCACTAATTTTTGAGGCCTGACCTGGTGTGTTCCTTTGGACTGGATTTGATGTCAGGCCTCTCCCAAGGGATGAATGCAGCTCAAGTGCTCTGTAGCTCTGCTCTCACCTGCTGCTTTGTACTGGTGGCTGTTGCAGGCGTGTGGAGACAGCACACCTCACCTTCAGAACTCTGGCTTTCTGGGGGTATAAGATAAATTGGAACTAGTTTGTCTAGTTTCATTTAGGAATCTGCATTGCCTGAGAAGCTGCTGGGCTGCCGTGGAcagagcaggcaggcagagtgtcccagagctgctggtctgCATTGGCAGGTGGTGAGTGTGCTGTTCCTCCACAACAGGCTCCTGGCTGAGCTCAGGTGGCTCATTTGCCTTTGTGCTTTGGTTTCCCCACCACTGGCATTTCCTAATgcctgaagctgtgtgaggagtggATGGGtccctgagctgagctgccttGTGAGTGAtcacacagacagcacagcacCTGAAGCTGGTTTCTAGCCTGACCTTTaccctgggctggggaggctgcACTGTGCCTTGTCAAGGGAGGGGTGCTGAGAACGTAGGGCTGCCACCCCACATGACCCTGGATGACTTCACCCTGGGCTCCTGGAAtcacaaaataatgaatttgGTCAGTCTTCCCCTGGGGAAGAGTCTGTGTCAGGGAATGTAAAGCCTGTGTGATCACAGGGGAACCCTTCACCTGGTGATGAGTCCCCCAAACAAGGtgctgtgcctgagctgggGGGAGCCTTGTGTTGCACCTGAGGatggggctcagccctggctcctggtTGGAGTGTGGAGAGCACTGAGTGTGGCTGTGAAACAAGGCTTAGAACCTCTGGGGTGAGGAACTGGAGAGCAATTAATTCCTAGCTAGTGTGCTTGTGTGAGCTGCTTTGCCAGTGCTGGCCCTGTGCTGaccagctggaggcagctgcttGTTGGTTCTCCCAGTCGCTGTCCGTGGGCTGAGCAGTGAATCCATGGATGCAGCCCAGCAATGGGGGGCTGAACTGAAGGGGAGCATGAGGATGGTTCTCTTGGTGAGTGCTTTCTGAAGAGCCAGCATCAGCTTAGCCCCTTGCTCCTCTCCCAAGGCTGCCTGAGAGGTGGTGGCGGTGGTATTGCTCTGCACAAAGCTGATTACAGGTCCATTTTATAAATGAGGTGCCTGGATTTCTGTGCTCAGCCAATGTAACCgaggtttgttttgttcctgctcctgggtAAGGCTTGTGCATCCTGTTACATCAAGGAGATTTGATTTCCTTTTGCAAATGAGGAGGGGGAACCCAGTTACCTATGGGATTTGAAGTAAATtctgccaggcaggagaggagggtgtgagtgggagcaggagctgtctgcAGCTCACTCTGCTTGGAGAATGGCCCAGGAAAGGCAGAACAGTGAAATCTGCCCCTGCTTTAGAAGTTCCTCTTCCTCTATTCCGTCACAGGGAATGTTTTTGTTTCCCCTGTGAGCTGCCTGACTTCAGAGCTCAGCTGGCCCAATTCACCACTTTCTTCCAGGGAAGCTTTGTAGTGGTGTGGAAATGTAGTTTATTCTTCCTCCTGAGTGAAGGAGAGGGACTTCCCTTTCCAGTTACTCTGCTCAGTGTGACACTGAGGGAAATATTTGGTAGCATCAGGGGAAAGCAGCCTGCTCACAAATCCAGTGCAAATTCCCAACATGGAGGTCTCATCTTCAGCCAGGAGCCATCCTGGGGATGCTGAATGCAGGCTGCTGTGTTGTAGGTCTCCTCTGTGGATAATGTTTTGTGAACTGGGTGTCAGTGCTGAGGTTCCCCTGAGGTAGCTGAACTGAACAGGCAAATCTGCATCCTTGGAAGTGCCTGGTGTGAGGTGGAAACAGCCAGAGGCTGCTcctcactgccctgcctggtaGAGCTGCTCAGAGAGCTCCTTGCTGGACTGTTCATTTCACACCCATCCCTTTGCTAAGGCAGCTTCCTCTGCAAACCCCTCTCTGATTCTGCTTTTCAGACTGATCCCCAGCAGTGAGCACAATGCCATCAGCCCTGGAGAGCCCCGAGGGGGGAGAGGAAGACATCCTGCGCTATGAGGAAGTGAAAGATAATGCTGTCAGGTGAGTTCTGTCCTTCACagtggcacagacacagccctgggcaagGCAAGAGATGCTCCAGGAAAAGGAGTGATCCTTCTTACCTGAAAGAAGTGAGGGACCCCAGTAAGTGATTAATCAAATAGGTGTGCTGTGAAATCTCTTCAGTCAAACTGTACTGTAAGGGTGGAAGGGATGGGACAGAGTGATCTTGCAGAGCTGACAACAAacagttggtttttttaatctctgcatGAAAGTCACATTTCAGAAACACTTGGACTATTTGGCAGCTGTGTTTGTGTCTTCCTGGCCAAGGGGAGCCAGTTTTCCATGGCTTGCTGGGCAGGCTTCCTGTTTTGAAAACTGACTCTAGATGTGAACTCTGCTCTGGTGAGCTCTTGCCTTTGCAGAATACCCAGGTCTAGTCAAGGACATTTTCTAGGAggttactttaaaaaacaatttcacACACACATTCTAAAAGCCAAGGCTTCAGACTTAGAAAACAGGAAGGGGGACTAGGGTGCTTCCTAGAAGACCTAGACAGGCTGGTCAAGTTCTTTGACTTGACAAGCTCAGCTTCATGAGAAGTTAATGTTtgcaggctctgctggcacaCTCAGTGGGTCTGGAGTGTTCAGTCTCTCTTTGAGCTAACACGAATGTGTCAGCTGGAGCCAACTAGTGATAAAAACTGTAAGGTGCACTTTGGCATGATTTGAGTGAGGGTGTGTGTTGATATTGTACCAGTGTCTTGATACTGTacctgaaaggtggctgtagccaggtggggttggtctcttctcccaggaaaccactgacagaatgagaagacacagccttaagctgcaccaggggaagtttagtttcgaaaacagaaaaaaaattcttcactgaaagagtgactGGGCACTGATATTGTCTGCCTAGTGACACctggtggagtcactgtccctggatgtggcactcagtgccatggtttagttgatgaGTTTTTGGGTCATAGgttagacttgatgatctcaaaggtcttttccagcctagttcattctgtgattctgtgtccAGGTAGGTGCAGTGTGTGTAGCCTAAAATCatgaattttaatgtttttggtcttttttaaaagaggacACCTTGTGGAAACTTGAAAAGCCAATGTAATTCAGgagaaataaactttttaagGGTGTTCTTGCCCTGTTTTGCCATTCAGCTCTCATCTCTTCTCCATCAATTGGTATCCACGTTGGGAAAGCTGGGGACCTACCTgagccttttttcttctccagcaaGGCCCCCATGCCCTGATAGTTGCTCCCCATATGCTCAAGGCTTCCTTGTGTAGTGTTTTTGTGCTCACATGGATGAGAAGCAAAAGTCCTGGTGCAGGGATCAGCGGGTCCTTGGCAGTTGCTTCAGCACCCTGGGCCAGAGCCCCTGGTAAGCCCCGGCCCTCCTGGCGTGGCACAtgggctgctgcttcctccagcaGGTGCCAGCTAAACCCTGGGGGATCCCTccagacacagcagggacaaactcactgctgcaggaggcagtgggGTGAAAAGAGCTCTCCTGTTTGCCTGCAGCCCCATGGACCTTTcggagctgctgaaggagggGACGAAGGAATCGCACGACCGCGCGGAGAACACCCAGTTTGTCAAGGACTTCCTGAAGGGACGCATCAAGAAGGAGCTCTTCAAGGTGAGTGttgctctgctccccagctcttTGATGCACCAGTGACTGATGTAGACTCCAAGGCagagccccacagccctgggagtgcTATGGTGGTAGacagagcagagatttttttctccttcaagcAGTGCCTGCCTGGTACAGGTTTTGTGCCAAGCCTGGGGGTTTCCTCTTGTTTACCCCAATTCCACTTAGGCGGGAATAGTCATGAGATGAGTTGTGCCCATCTAGTGAGCAGCTTCTCATATGAGCTGTGCTCTGTCCGTAGCTGGCCACCGTGGCCCTTTACTTCACCTACTCTGCTCTGGAAGAGGAGATGGATCGCATCAAGGACAACCCAGTCTTTGCTCCTCTGTATTTCCCCGTAGAGCTTCACCGGAGAGAAGCTTTGGCCAAAGACCTCAAATATTTCTATGGGGaagactggaaagaaaagatCCAGTGTTCAGAGGCAACTCAGCAATATGTGGACAGAATCCATCATGTGGGACAACatgagccagagctgctggtggctcATGCTTACACACGCTACATGGGGGACCTCTCAGGTGGCCAGGTGCTGAAGAAGGTAGCCCAGAGGGCCCTGAAGTTGCCCAGTACTGAGGAAGGGATCCAATTCTATGTGTTTGACAACATTTCCAACGCACAGCAGTTCAAGCAGCTTTACAGAGCAAGAATGAATGCTCTGGACTTGGACAAGAATACCAAGGAAAGAATCGTGGAAGAGGCAAACAAAGCCTTCAGATTTAACATGCAGGTACTAAACAAATCCCTTAATCTCCTGTATGTGTAGGTGATGCACCTTTTAGGTCTGGCCCAGGTTAATTCAGCCACACTGCTCACCCAGGCAGTGGTCTGGGGCTGAGAACACCACAGCTCCTCCTTGAGGGGGTTGGATTCTAGTTGAACTACTTCTTTGATTGGCTTCTGG
Encoded proteins:
- the HMOX2 gene encoding heme oxygenase 2 encodes the protein MPSALESPEGGEEDILRYEEVKDNAVSPMDLSELLKEGTKESHDRAENTQFVKDFLKGRIKKELFKLATVALYFTYSALEEEMDRIKDNPVFAPLYFPVELHRREALAKDLKYFYGEDWKEKIQCSEATQQYVDRIHHVGQHEPELLVAHAYTRYMGDLSGGQVLKKVAQRALKLPSTEEGIQFYVFDNISNAQQFKQLYRARMNALDLDKNTKERIVEEANKAFRFNMQVFDELDKIGRSLAEEAQDGGFPVHDGKGDIRKCPYYADKLGTASPGCPFHAAVGLARQPLVQLVLAACMAVAAGAAAWYIL